The following are encoded together in the Clostridium sp. 'White wine YQ' genome:
- a CDS encoding helix-turn-helix domain-containing protein — protein MFPEITENFINKKPFLSENQIESFNMGIKHSTGEKFMKVRTVDGKIFIKIVAPNGVISNEYINIPLYYTTEQRDELVKYLRHTKGLIQDDIATYLGISQSTVSNILRG, from the coding sequence ATGTTTCCAGAAATAACAGAAAATTTTATAAATAAAAAACCATTTTTAAGTGAAAATCAAATAGAAAGCTTTAATATGGGGATAAAGCATTCAACAGGAGAAAAGTTTATGAAGGTAAGAACTGTTGATGGTAAGATATTTATAAAGATAGTTGCACCGAATGGAGTTATAAGTAACGAATACATTAATATTCCATTATATTATACTACAGAACAAAGGGATGAATTAGTAAAATATCTTAGGCATACTAAAGGACTTATTCAAGATGACATAGCTACATATCTAGGAATAAGTCAAAGTACAGTGTCTAATATATTGAGGGGTTAA
- a CDS encoding nitroreductase family protein — MSLITVNEEKCIKCGMCVAECPTGVLKLEATGPKEVNPNACLECGHCVAICPKEAIDNKKSPLAMQSEIGEIKKLNSEEAKNFIRSRRSIRSYKNIEVEREKLLELVEVAHLAPTASNSQGISYLIVDDKKTIELAVEECINWFENNEMLSKALAGMISGYRNNKVDTILRDAPSIILTMADEDFRNGRENSMLSLSYLELFAPSLGLGSCWAGIFEICARSDNSPMYKVFNIPEKKKITGVVMVGYPKHSFKRFTERQPLSASFFENK, encoded by the coding sequence ATGAGTTTAATAACAGTTAATGAAGAAAAATGTATAAAATGTGGAATGTGTGTGGCGGAATGTCCAACAGGAGTACTAAAACTAGAAGCTACTGGTCCAAAAGAAGTCAATCCAAATGCATGCTTAGAATGTGGACATTGTGTAGCAATATGCCCAAAAGAAGCTATAGATAATAAGAAGTCGCCATTAGCTATGCAAAGTGAGATAGGAGAAATCAAAAAATTAAATTCGGAAGAAGCAAAGAATTTTATTAGATCACGACGATCTATTCGTTCATATAAGAATATAGAAGTGGAAAGAGAAAAATTATTGGAGCTTGTTGAAGTTGCCCACTTAGCTCCAACTGCAAGTAATTCACAAGGGATATCGTATTTAATAGTAGATGATAAAAAAACAATTGAATTAGCAGTTGAAGAATGCATTAACTGGTTTGAGAATAATGAAATGTTGAGTAAGGCATTGGCAGGAATGATTAGTGGTTATAGGAATAATAAGGTTGATACTATCCTAAGAGATGCGCCTAGTATAATTTTAACTATGGCTGATGAAGATTTTCGTAATGGTAGAGAAAATTCAATGCTCTCATTGTCGTATCTTGAATTATTTGCTCCATCCCTTGGACTTGGATCATGCTGGGCAGGAATATTTGAAATTTGTGCACGAAGTGATAATTCGCCAATGTACAAGGTTTTTAACATTCCTGAAAAAAAGAAAATAACAGGAGTTGTAATGGTAGGATATCCTAAGCATAGCTTTAAAAGATTTACAGAAAGACAACCGTTATCGGCTTCTTTCTTTGAAAATAAATGA
- a CDS encoding acyltransferase family protein produces MAILLVLIGIALLSFKRTGQAIEKSIALDKLCTKELKGIAIILVILGHMSIDKHIFIVPNLIYAGAWGVALFLILSGFGITKSYLSNGISFRTLIGRITSILIPYSVVTLVWIIIDWLYFHKSYSPKTIILVLMGIDGRRSIDASMWYISMILFCYIIFYITFRLPLKNYIRVLLLFCFSYLIYRGHFSGYLLDLSYNWQLSAFSFPIGVLLALYSEKIKDYFYKKNIVYLFLLFAVVFFFLFIILSKYITLSLKLYILTNTSFSLLLIILIVLLRYYNFVSRFLQFIGSISYEIYLFEGVLMWKYSLLRIFDNKLISLSLYFGVLLLISFLYNKLIKKIQRSGISKAYPTLNN; encoded by the coding sequence ATGGCCATATTATTAGTATTAATCGGAATAGCATTATTGTCATTTAAAAGAACAGGACAAGCTATTGAGAAAAGTATAGCACTTGATAAACTGTGCACGAAGGAATTAAAGGGTATAGCTATTATCCTTGTTATTCTTGGACATATGTCTATTGATAAACATATTTTTATTGTTCCTAATCTAATTTATGCCGGAGCATGGGGGGTAGCATTATTTTTAATATTATCTGGTTTTGGTATAACAAAATCCTATTTAAGTAATGGAATAAGTTTTCGAACATTAATTGGAAGGATTACATCAATTTTAATACCTTACTCTGTTGTTACTTTAGTTTGGATTATAATTGATTGGTTATATTTTCATAAAAGCTATTCTCCCAAAACTATCATTCTAGTATTAATGGGCATTGATGGTAGAAGAAGTATTGATGCATCGATGTGGTATATATCAATGATTTTGTTTTGCTATATAATATTTTATATAACATTTAGGCTTCCGCTCAAGAATTATATTAGGGTTTTATTATTATTTTGTTTTTCTTATTTAATTTATCGAGGTCATTTTAGTGGGTATTTACTTGACTTATCATATAATTGGCAGCTTAGTGCATTTTCTTTTCCAATTGGAGTATTATTAGCATTATATTCAGAGAAAATAAAAGATTACTTTTATAAAAAGAATATAGTATATTTATTTTTACTATTTGCAGTTGTTTTTTTCTTCTTATTTATTATTCTTAGCAAATATATAACCTTAAGTTTAAAGTTATATATATTAACGAATACTTCATTTTCATTGCTCCTGATTATACTAATTGTTTTGCTAAGATATTATAATTTTGTATCCAGGTTTCTTCAGTTTATTGGTTCAATATCTTATGAAATATATCTATTTGAAGGGGTTCTTATGTGGAAATATAGCTTACTTAGAATTTTTGATAACAAGCTTATTTCTTTATCACTATATTTTGGTGTACTACTTTTAATAAGTTTTCTTTATAATAAGCTTATAAAGAAAATTCAAAGAAGTGGGATTAGTAAAGCATATCCGACCTTAAATAATTAA
- a CDS encoding TetR/AcrR family transcriptional regulator, which produces MGRSREFDEKVVLEKAMELFWRQGYEKTSMNDLVEHMGIHRRSLYDAFGDKHTLFLKAMDFYEELIKNKIKAGILHAETAKQAIQFIFDFIIEGYEDKQWGCLIVNSATEMALRDKEVEEKIEIIFKETEQLIADIVRKGQQTGEISCNYDSHVLSEVFQNTLHGIRVQLRMSASKEKLHRIADFFLDLLDK; this is translated from the coding sequence ATGGGACGAAGTAGAGAATTTGATGAGAAAGTAGTTCTTGAGAAAGCAATGGAATTATTTTGGAGACAAGGCTACGAAAAGACATCTATGAATGATTTGGTAGAGCATATGGGAATCCATCGTAGAAGCTTATATGATGCCTTCGGGGATAAGCATACATTATTTTTAAAAGCCATGGATTTTTATGAAGAATTAATTAAAAACAAAATAAAGGCTGGAATTTTACATGCTGAAACAGCAAAACAAGCTATACAATTTATCTTTGATTTTATAATCGAAGGATATGAAGATAAACAATGGGGTTGCTTAATTGTAAATTCAGCAACTGAGATGGCTCTTAGGGATAAAGAGGTTGAAGAAAAAATAGAAATAATATTTAAGGAAACAGAACAGCTTATTGCTGATATTGTTCGAAAAGGACAACAAACAGGGGAAATTTCATGTAATTATGATTCTCATGTTCTATCAGAAGTTTTTCAAAATACCTTGCATGGAATTCGTGTACAGCTAAGAATGTCCGCGAGTAAAGAAAAATTGCATCGTATAGCGGATTTTTTCTTGGATTTATTAGATAAATAA
- the arcA gene encoding arginine deiminase: MNFVVSNSNISVYSEIGNLKCVLLHCPGEEVENIVPDYLRRLLFDEIVFLKQAEKEHNQFADILRNEGVEVLYLTDLMADILEDTKVRDEFLKEFMEEGKIVTQGFQEALMELFVHCSPKELIRKCIAGVRKEELSDIKPKSLGDMVKNPYPFYLDPIPNMYFQRDPFASIGSGISLNVMANVTRNRETIFAKYIFDNHPRFKDTPRWYNRNKTHPIEGGDILVLSDKVLAIGISDRTESIAIERLAHRLLSSEEPFETVLAFDIPKTRAYMHLDTVFTMVDYDQFTIYPGIEEPLDVYSIHKGKNDEIKIKYEHEELSSILKRHLNLPAVNLIRCGNGDFIAASREQWNDGSNTLAVAPGKVICYNRNHVTNEALRKNNIEVLEFESYELSRGRGGPRCMSMPIIREKI; this comes from the coding sequence ATGAATTTCGTGGTTTCTAATTCTAATATTTCTGTTTATAGTGAAATAGGAAATCTAAAGTGTGTACTTCTTCATTGCCCTGGAGAAGAGGTTGAGAATATAGTTCCGGATTATTTAAGAAGATTATTATTTGATGAAATTGTTTTTTTAAAACAGGCAGAAAAAGAACATAATCAATTTGCAGATATTTTACGCAATGAAGGTGTAGAAGTTCTATATCTTACTGATCTTATGGCAGATATTTTAGAGGATACTAAGGTTAGGGATGAATTTCTAAAAGAATTTATGGAAGAGGGGAAAATAGTTACTCAAGGGTTTCAGGAAGCTCTCATGGAGCTATTTGTCCACTGTTCACCAAAGGAACTAATAAGAAAATGTATAGCTGGTGTTAGAAAAGAAGAGCTTAGTGATATTAAACCAAAGTCCTTGGGAGATATGGTTAAGAATCCGTATCCTTTTTATCTGGATCCTATTCCTAATATGTATTTTCAAAGGGATCCTTTCGCATCTATTGGGTCGGGTATTTCACTAAATGTTATGGCCAATGTGACAAGAAATAGAGAAACTATATTTGCAAAATATATATTTGATAATCATCCTAGGTTCAAGGATACGCCAAGGTGGTACAACAGAAACAAAACTCATCCAATTGAGGGTGGAGATATTCTAGTTCTTTCTGATAAAGTTTTAGCTATTGGAATAAGTGATAGAACAGAATCAATTGCAATAGAAAGGTTAGCACATAGACTGTTAAGTTCAGAGGAACCTTTTGAAACGGTTTTAGCTTTTGATATCCCTAAAACTAGAGCATATATGCATTTAGATACGGTATTTACTATGGTGGATTATGATCAGTTTACTATATATCCCGGTATTGAGGAACCTTTAGATGTATATAGCATTCATAAAGGAAAAAATGATGAAATCAAAATAAAGTATGAACATGAAGAGTTATCAAGTATATTGAAAAGACATCTAAACCTACCAGCAGTAAATCTAATAAGGTGTGGTAATGGGGATTTTATTGCAGCAAGCAGAGAACAATGGAATGATGGAAGTAATACACTTGCTGTAGCACCTGGCAAAGTAATTTGTTATAATCGCAATCATGTAACTAACGAAGCTTTAAGAAAAAACAATATTGAAGTGTTAGAGTTTGAATCCTATGAATTATCTAGAGGTCGTGGAGGCCCAAGATGCATGAGTATGCCTATAATTAGAGAAAAAATTTAG